From Sporosarcina sp. 6E9, a single genomic window includes:
- a CDS encoding recombinase family protein — protein MEARKFGYIRVSSKDQNESRQMEAMKKIDINNRDIFLDKQSGKNFHREQYQLMKRMIRKGDILYIHSLDRFGRSKDDILNEWQELTKEIGADIVVLDMPLLDTTKYKDSIGNFISDLILQVLSWLAEDERDRIRTRQREGIDSALRSGVKFGRPAIKITDEFIQAYNKWQSGDITAVKAMKEADMKKTSFYKMVNEYQSL, from the coding sequence TTGGAAGCACGAAAATTCGGATACATCAGGGTAAGTTCAAAAGACCAAAACGAAAGCCGGCAAATGGAAGCAATGAAAAAGATTGATATTAATAATCGTGACATTTTTCTCGATAAGCAATCAGGGAAAAACTTTCACCGCGAACAATATCAATTAATGAAACGAATGATTAGAAAAGGAGATATTCTTTATATTCATTCTCTGGATCGCTTTGGTCGAAGCAAGGATGATATTCTAAACGAGTGGCAAGAACTTACGAAGGAAATCGGGGCTGATATAGTGGTTCTTGATATGCCATTGTTGGATACTACAAAATATAAAGACAGTATTGGTAATTTTATCTCAGATCTTATCCTTCAAGTTCTTTCTTGGCTCGCGGAAGATGAACGAGATAGAATTAGGACTCGTCAGCGCGAAGGTATTGATTCAGCCCTGAGGAGTGGTGTGAAATTTGGACGCCCAGCAATCAAAATTACGGATGAATTCATTCAAGCTTATAATAAATGGCAGTCCGGAGATATTACAGCAGTTAAAGCGATGAAGGAAGCGGATATGAAGAAAACATCATTTTATAAGATGGTGAACGAATATCAAAGTTTGTAA
- the ccsB gene encoding c-type cytochrome biogenesis protein CcsB — translation MELASLSANLLLISFIAYLIAMMFFGGAVKGSKSEATYKYNRWGNIAIVITIIGFISHLGYFVTRWIASKHAPVSNMFEFTTAFGMMIVGAFILLFFLYRTPSLGLFALPLAVIIIGYASMFPRELSPLIPALKSYWLTVHVITAAIGEAILAISAVAGLVFLLKSIDLTKKSKQRFWLESVMFTLILVVGFILSSSTFAVMGYEAKFTYINQKEELAQIIYNYPPLFGMNEYESLTTDKMTPIAEMPAIINGKTLTTLVWSIATGSVLYLLLRLILRRPVATLLQPFAKKANSQVMDEIGYRSVLIGFPVFTLGALIFAMIWAHEAWSRFWGWDPKEVWALITWLFYAAYLHLRLSRGWEGEKSAWLAVIGFIIIMFNLIAVNLIIAGLHSYA, via the coding sequence ATGGAACTTGCGTCTTTAAGTGCAAATTTACTACTTATCTCATTTATCGCGTATCTAATTGCGATGATGTTTTTTGGAGGGGCGGTAAAAGGTTCAAAGTCGGAAGCCACATATAAATACAACCGATGGGGAAATATTGCAATTGTTATTACAATCATCGGTTTCATATCGCATTTGGGGTACTTTGTTACACGTTGGATTGCTTCTAAGCATGCACCGGTAAGTAATATGTTTGAATTTACGACTGCATTTGGAATGATGATTGTAGGGGCATTTATTTTATTGTTTTTCCTTTACAGGACACCATCACTTGGCTTGTTTGCTTTGCCGCTGGCGGTCATTATCATTGGATATGCAAGTATGTTTCCAAGGGAACTCTCACCGCTAATCCCGGCGTTAAAAAGCTATTGGTTAACGGTGCATGTGATTACCGCAGCAATCGGTGAGGCGATTCTTGCCATTAGTGCAGTTGCAGGTCTTGTTTTCCTGTTGAAAAGTATCGATTTAACAAAAAAATCGAAACAGCGTTTCTGGTTAGAATCGGTCATGTTCACACTAATTCTCGTTGTCGGTTTCATTTTGTCATCGTCAACGTTTGCTGTCATGGGATATGAAGCAAAATTTACCTATATTAATCAAAAAGAAGAACTAGCTCAAATTATATATAATTATCCGCCGTTATTCGGCATGAATGAGTACGAATCGCTTACGACGGATAAAATGACACCGATTGCTGAGATGCCTGCAATCATCAATGGAAAGACATTAACGACACTCGTATGGTCAATTGCAACGGGTAGCGTTCTCTATTTATTGCTTAGACTTATTTTGCGTCGTCCAGTTGCAACGCTATTACAGCCGTTCGCGAAAAAGGCGAATTCTCAAGTCATGGATGAAATTGGTTACCGTTCAGTCTTAATTGGATTCCCAGTATTCACACTTGGAGCACTAATTTTCGCAATGATTTGGGCACATGAAGCATGGTCTAGATTTTGGGGATGGGACCCGAAAGAGGTGTGGGCACTTATTACATGGTTATTCTATGCAGCCTACCTCCATCTAAGGCTCTCCCGTGGATGGGAAGGCGAGAAATCGGCATGGCTTGCGGTTATTGGTTTCATCATCATCATGTTCAATTTAATTGCGGTTAACTTGATTATTGCAGGCTTGCATTCATACGCATGA
- a CDS encoding HAMP domain-containing sensor histidine kinase — MNRISAKLTAYFFISVLIMEVSLIVYLHQSIIHSRIDEEFSRLLATGSNHRYVLVEYYSDTTMKHIVLMEKDSDREVIITNNQGDIIHSSGENIGTLEKYLPTAKDMHLRNDKILASDWEGLPYIISAHPYKVDSSHSGYVIMFQSTRAIEKLVGKLNLHFGLAGVTSVVALFIIYAVLSKFLTRPLIRMKEATEKLSKGDFDVSLPFIGNDELGELSGSIQKLADDLERLKTERNEFLASIAHELSTPLTYLIGYSKVAIRQGIDELDRDHYLAIIAEESDRMKELVKNLLDLARMDENTFTVSKEYFNARLFFQDIFKLIGPSFNMKKLGLDLICEEDVEIHADPLRLEQIMLNLMDNALKYSTEKSIVKVKVSKSGDKSVISVTDFGIGIPSEETPFIFENLYRVEKSRSRTSGGSGIGLAIVKELVEAHGGSVEVESRLGIGSTFTIKI; from the coding sequence TTGAACAGAATCTCGGCCAAGTTAACGGCCTATTTTTTCATTTCGGTACTAATAATGGAAGTATCTCTTATTGTTTATCTCCATCAAAGTATCATTCATTCAAGAATTGATGAAGAATTTTCCCGTCTATTGGCAACCGGTTCAAATCATCGTTACGTGCTTGTCGAATATTATTCAGATACAACAATGAAACATATTGTATTAATGGAAAAAGACAGTGACCGGGAAGTCATCATTACAAATAACCAGGGCGATATTATCCATAGCTCGGGGGAAAATATAGGAACCCTAGAAAAATATCTTCCTACAGCAAAAGATATGCATTTGAGGAATGATAAGATTCTAGCATCAGACTGGGAGGGGTTGCCGTATATCATTAGTGCACATCCTTATAAAGTAGATTCAAGCCATTCAGGTTATGTAATCATGTTTCAAAGTACACGTGCTATCGAAAAGTTAGTCGGGAAGTTGAACTTGCATTTTGGGCTGGCGGGTGTAACGAGCGTTGTGGCCTTATTTATCATATACGCTGTTCTATCCAAATTTCTTACACGCCCCTTAATACGTATGAAGGAAGCGACGGAGAAATTAAGCAAAGGAGATTTCGATGTAAGTCTTCCGTTCATTGGCAATGACGAGCTTGGAGAATTATCAGGTTCTATTCAAAAGCTTGCGGATGATTTAGAACGCTTAAAGACGGAAAGGAATGAATTTTTAGCCTCGATTGCCCATGAATTAAGTACGCCATTGACATACTTAATCGGCTATTCAAAAGTGGCTATAAGACAAGGAATCGACGAATTGGATCGTGATCACTATCTCGCTATTATTGCAGAAGAGTCGGACCGCATGAAAGAACTTGTTAAAAACTTATTGGATTTAGCAAGAATGGATGAAAATACTTTCACAGTTTCGAAAGAATATTTTAATGCACGTCTGTTCTTTCAGGATATCTTCAAGCTCATTGGCCCTTCTTTTAATATGAAGAAACTTGGCTTGGATTTAATTTGCGAAGAGGATGTCGAAATCCATGCAGATCCATTGCGATTAGAGCAAATAATGTTGAATTTAATGGACAATGCATTGAAATATTCAACGGAGAAATCAATTGTCAAAGTGAAGGTTTCAAAGAGCGGTGACAAGTCAGTTATTTCCGTTACCGATTTCGGAATCGGAATCCCATCCGAAGAGACCCCTTTCATTTTTGAAAACCTTTACCGGGTGGAAAAATCCCGTTCGCGCACATCTGGAGGATCAGGCATTGGTTTGGCAATCGTCAAAGAACTTGTCGAAGCCCACGGTGGAAGCGTTGAAGTGGAAAGCAGATTGGGAATAGGTAGTACTTTCACCATTAAGATTTAA
- a CDS encoding sulfite exporter TauE/SafE family protein has protein sequence MYGLMSKISQAITEPVTILIHSFEQYPIVVALLLGLVGAVAPCQLTGNMSAITLYGNRTIQMKDDMGEILFFIIGKVAVFSSLGLLVWFFGETFETSLTDYFPLFRKVIGPLIIVTGLVLIGILKLDFLRKLTMRIPIRLRNGKLGSFMLGASFSLAFCPTMFVLFFLWLMPLVVTTSYGFVLPAVFGVATSLPLIVLFFFIWFFDAKRIIMKRSIKTGRIVQRLAGALLIIIGIADTITFWGI, from the coding sequence ATGTATGGATTGATGTCGAAAATCAGTCAAGCAATAACTGAACCAGTGACTATCCTTATACATTCCTTTGAACAATACCCTATTGTTGTTGCGCTACTTTTAGGCTTGGTAGGAGCGGTTGCTCCTTGCCAACTTACTGGAAACATGAGTGCTATAACGTTATATGGAAACCGAACGATTCAAATGAAAGATGACATGGGTGAAATTTTATTCTTTATTATTGGGAAAGTTGCTGTATTCAGTTCTCTAGGGTTACTCGTATGGTTCTTTGGTGAAACATTTGAAACCTCACTAACAGACTACTTTCCTTTGTTTCGTAAAGTAATAGGCCCGCTTATTATTGTTACCGGTCTTGTATTAATAGGAATTCTTAAGCTAGATTTCCTTCGAAAATTAACGATGCGAATTCCTATACGCTTACGAAATGGGAAATTAGGTTCTTTCATGTTGGGTGCAAGTTTTTCCCTCGCCTTCTGCCCAACAATGTTTGTGCTCTTTTTCCTATGGTTAATGCCATTGGTTGTAACAACTTCTTATGGTTTTGTATTACCTGCTGTTTTCGGTGTAGCAACATCGCTGCCACTTATTGTCCTATTTTTCTTCATATGGTTCTTTGATGCGAAGCGGATCATTATGAAGAGAAGCATAAAGACTGGCAGAATTGTGCAACGTTTGGCTGGTGCTCTTCTTATTATTATAGGAATAGCTGATACAATCACTTTTTGGGGAATTTGA
- a CDS encoding HNH endonuclease, with product MIIEDVHQGVLRKFDALKGQTLVGKIPIKGVSKEQRVPADEFVSESHILHDLIRGFYKPAGMPYLISYQATESVENYGQQITWKSKVNNQFETIEMRPPNSPKDNRKKSDIAAARYNLKNQIPIGILLKVKKGVNTILGLGIIIKENEKGIFIVKPYTLTTVVFKTELEKFAHQIINNDDFDQELVTEILQEVKQRKGQARFRKLLLANFDVCRLCGVKAEHTRASHIKPWSSSTDNERLDEHNGILLCPNHDYLFDKGLITFEENGEISISSLLSSTQRMNFNVNSTLRIRISDEMKKYMEYHSKFIFVK from the coding sequence ATGATAATTGAGGATGTTCACCAAGGCGTTTTACGTAAATTCGATGCTTTAAAAGGTCAGACCTTAGTTGGAAAAATTCCAATTAAGGGTGTAAGTAAAGAACAGCGTGTACCAGCAGATGAATTTGTAAGCGAAAGTCATATCCTGCATGACTTAATTCGTGGTTTCTATAAACCTGCTGGGATGCCCTATTTAATTTCATATCAAGCAACTGAATCAGTTGAAAATTATGGTCAACAAATTACTTGGAAAAGTAAAGTTAATAATCAATTTGAGACGATTGAAATGAGACCTCCTAACAGCCCCAAAGATAACAGGAAAAAGAGTGATATTGCGGCTGCACGTTATAATTTAAAAAACCAGATACCTATTGGCATATTACTTAAAGTTAAAAAAGGCGTTAATACTATCTTAGGATTAGGAATAATTATAAAGGAAAATGAAAAGGGTATATTTATTGTCAAACCTTATACTTTAACAACGGTAGTTTTTAAAACAGAGTTAGAAAAGTTTGCTCATCAAATTATAAATAATGATGATTTCGATCAGGAACTTGTTACAGAAATATTACAAGAAGTGAAACAACGTAAAGGACAAGCGAGGTTCCGTAAATTACTGCTGGCTAATTTCGATGTCTGTCGATTATGCGGCGTAAAAGCAGAACATACGCGTGCTAGTCATATTAAGCCATGGTCATCTAGTACTGATAATGAGCGTTTGGATGAGCATAATGGCATTTTATTGTGCCCAAATCATGATTATTTGTTTGACAAGGGTCTGATTACATTTGAAGAAAATGGGGAAATATCGATTTCCAGTCTACTTTCATCAACACAGAGAATGAATTTTAACGTAAACTCAACGTTAAGGATTCGAATTAGTGATGAAATGAAAAAATATATGGAATATCATAGTAAGTTTATATTCGTAAAATAA
- a CDS encoding F510_1955 family glycosylhydrolase, with amino-acid sequence MIKKMSIFTGLLTLIIVMSACSSESETYSFGKVKNNKFDHLHGLGYINGGPEIVISTHEGLYEYDKDGWKEANSEKHDYMGFQAVREGFFSSGHPEPGSDYKNPLGLVKSTNRGASFDKLAFYGEIDFHYLAAGYDSNAIYVLNEMPTEEMTGGLHYTLDEGTTWNKTTMNGFNSEFISNLAAHPSQKEMIAIGSKDGIFLSRDYGENFELFNNVNMVLSVTLTENGGYYSSYENETVQLKTFTFGNNQEMSIQLPNEKMNPIVFIAVNPDDKKEIVIATDNNDIFLTKDVGANWDALAKNSELKK; translated from the coding sequence ATGATTAAAAAAATGAGCATTTTCACGGGACTATTAACATTGATCATTGTCATGTCAGCGTGTAGCAGTGAAAGTGAAACTTATTCGTTTGGAAAAGTGAAAAATAATAAATTTGATCACTTACATGGATTGGGATATATAAATGGTGGACCTGAAATTGTTATTTCGACTCATGAGGGACTTTACGAATATGACAAAGACGGTTGGAAAGAAGCAAATAGCGAAAAGCATGATTATATGGGCTTTCAAGCCGTACGTGAAGGTTTTTTCTCAAGTGGTCATCCAGAACCAGGATCCGACTATAAAAATCCGCTTGGCCTTGTCAAAAGTACAAATCGGGGTGCGAGCTTTGATAAATTAGCATTTTACGGGGAAATTGATTTTCATTACCTTGCAGCGGGCTATGACTCAAACGCCATCTATGTACTCAATGAAATGCCAACGGAAGAGATGACAGGGGGGCTACATTATACTTTGGATGAGGGAACCACTTGGAATAAGACCACGATGAACGGATTCAATTCGGAATTCATCTCAAATTTGGCTGCTCATCCGTCGCAGAAAGAGATGATTGCAATCGGGAGTAAAGATGGCATATTCCTTTCAAGGGACTACGGTGAAAACTTTGAACTTTTTAATAACGTAAACATGGTTCTATCTGTGACTTTGACTGAAAATGGCGGGTACTATTCAAGCTATGAAAATGAAACAGTACAACTCAAAACATTTACATTTGGTAACAATCAAGAAATGTCTATTCAACTTCCCAATGAAAAAATGAATCCAATTGTCTTTATAGCAGTTAATCCGGATGATAAAAAAGAAATTGTCATTGCAACAGATAATAATGATATTTTCCTGACAAAAGATGTAGGGGCTAATTGGGATGCACTTGCTAAAAACAGTGAATTGAAGAAATAA
- a CDS encoding DUF6339 family protein: MKLHYLKEVAVNQLRENMMSNVEHYRNADDWIGSYLANYLDSETWSLESNISYRKADLIIPIGSSTEASKTDAENAKRIHRSLKNLTPVQAMDSRIWTYLTHHVFQEYMSARWLLTKQEVTKGALDRYFANTKREVIRNGIARLWWYGYLTYDPTKENPYELTDFLLSTQNLPHGLLERTVGDNKEWLMGMLEILMKYKDEYPDIMMKKYIDKFVVYLNFVGGVTVLDCVKNEDLDNLFLQWIQKENIKSALIQV; this comes from the coding sequence TTGAAACTTCACTATTTAAAAGAAGTTGCTGTTAATCAACTAAGAGAGAATATGATGAGCAACGTAGAACATTATAGAAATGCCGATGATTGGATAGGCAGTTATTTAGCCAACTACCTTGATAGTGAGACTTGGAGTTTAGAGTCTAATATCTCGTATCGAAAAGCTGACTTAATCATTCCTATTGGTAGTAGTACAGAAGCAAGTAAAACAGATGCAGAAAATGCAAAAAGAATTCACCGATCGTTAAAAAATCTGACACCAGTACAAGCTATGGATTCTAGGATATGGACGTATCTAACACATCATGTTTTTCAAGAATATATGTCTGCACGATGGTTACTTACCAAACAAGAAGTAACCAAAGGGGCTTTAGATAGATATTTTGCTAATACTAAGCGTGAAGTAATTCGTAATGGAATTGCGCGCTTATGGTGGTATGGATATCTAACATATGATCCGACCAAGGAGAATCCATATGAATTGACAGATTTCCTACTTTCTACACAGAATCTTCCCCATGGATTATTAGAAAGAACTGTAGGGGATAACAAGGAATGGCTGATGGGTATGCTAGAAATCCTAATGAAGTATAAAGATGAGTACCCCGATATTATGATGAAGAAATACATTGACAAATTTGTGGTGTATCTCAATTTTGTAGGTGGTGTAACAGTATTGGATTGTGTGAAAAATGAGGATCTAGATAACCTTTTCTTACAATGGATTCAGAAAGAAAATATTAAAAGTGCTTTAATACAGGTTTAA
- a CDS encoding response regulator transcription factor, translated as MRTILLVDDEQRMLNLIELFMIPHGFRCIKETSGKKALEILKKEKVSLVLLDVMMPEIDGWEVCEKIREFSNVPVIMLTARTDKLDVVKGLDSGADDYITKPFDERELSARVHALLRRMPEEEKETEMIIYGDFKLDKETYSLQWTDSKVPLTLKEFYIIEALISRPTKTFTREQLLHAAWDYNTYTDIRTVDSHIRNLRDKLKTAGFPIEEFLKTVWGIGYKWN; from the coding sequence ATGAGAACAATCCTACTAGTTGACGATGAGCAGAGGATGTTAAATCTTATTGAATTATTTATGATCCCTCACGGCTTTAGATGCATCAAAGAGACGAGTGGAAAGAAAGCATTGGAGATACTTAAGAAGGAAAAAGTTAGCCTGGTGCTTTTGGACGTTATGATGCCGGAAATTGATGGATGGGAAGTGTGTGAAAAAATCCGTGAGTTTTCCAATGTCCCCGTCATAATGTTGACGGCCCGAACCGACAAGCTTGATGTGGTGAAGGGGCTAGATAGTGGTGCTGATGATTATATAACGAAACCTTTTGATGAAAGGGAGTTGTCAGCAAGGGTACACGCACTATTGCGCCGTATGCCCGAAGAAGAAAAAGAAACAGAAATGATTATTTATGGTGATTTTAAGCTGGATAAAGAAACGTATTCATTACAATGGACTGACTCGAAAGTTCCGCTGACACTAAAAGAATTTTATATTATTGAAGCCTTGATTTCGCGACCAACCAAGACTTTCACGCGGGAACAGTTATTACATGCTGCATGGGACTATAACACTTATACGGATATCCGAACAGTTGACTCGCATATACGTAATTTGAGAGATAAATTAAAAACCGCCGGATTTCCCATTGAAGAATTCCTGAAAACGGTATGGGGAATCGGATATAAATGGAATTAA
- a CDS encoding cytochrome c biogenesis protein ResB, giving the protein MSKITCQCGHENPFGTVLCERCGRPQTEEAKESKLIDMRYEGSARRSQTYKRSIIDKIWNFFSSVKIGVSIIVAVLATSAIGTLFPQKLFIPATRDVDIAAYYEKHYGVAGVLYYKLGFYDMYNSWWFITLIGMLGISIIIASIDRVVPLYKSLKKQRTKRHVSFMRRQRIYGLGTVEDVDSSMAKAEEKLKALRYNVKTEDGAILAEKGRFSRWGPYVNHTGLIIFLLGVLLRGLPGFYVDETLWLREGETRALPGAPGYYLKNNKFILETYSKEDDEVFSEAIDRVGAIAKNYQSDVTLYKDAEGGLPGGSNQLEFVKDYSIIVNKPLNFDGFNVFQMDFRLDELKSMTFQLTEKESDTSLGEFTIDLINPEPIYELGEGVYVELKDFYPDFDGIEDGEPKSKSPIPNNPAFIFKMVTPSKPDGEMSFVAIRQTLETEMNDYKATFISAETRDVTGLVIRKDKTLYILLFGGIIFMIGVAQGSYWNHRRIWIQKSEGDELVLAGHTNKNWFDLKKDLDKVNDFANLPPYKDRQDAESSSDEVKGDNS; this is encoded by the coding sequence ATGAGTAAAATTACATGTCAATGTGGTCATGAAAATCCATTTGGCACAGTTCTTTGTGAACGGTGTGGCAGGCCGCAAACAGAAGAAGCGAAGGAAAGTAAGCTTATTGACATGAGATACGAAGGTTCTGCCAGAAGATCGCAAACCTATAAAAGATCTATTATAGATAAGATTTGGAACTTTTTCTCTAGCGTTAAAATAGGCGTCAGCATTATTGTTGCGGTTCTTGCCACTTCGGCAATCGGGACGCTATTTCCGCAAAAGTTATTTATTCCTGCCACAAGGGATGTGGACATAGCGGCCTACTATGAAAAGCATTATGGTGTTGCCGGTGTATTATATTATAAACTTGGTTTTTATGATATGTACAACAGCTGGTGGTTCATTACGCTAATTGGAATGCTTGGCATTTCCATCATCATCGCCAGCATTGACAGGGTTGTACCTTTATACAAATCATTGAAAAAACAACGCACGAAGCGCCATGTCTCATTTATGAGAAGACAACGTATTTACGGTTTGGGTACGGTTGAAGATGTGGATTCGTCAATGGCTAAAGCGGAAGAGAAACTAAAAGCACTGCGTTACAATGTGAAAACGGAAGACGGGGCGATATTAGCAGAAAAAGGTCGATTTTCAAGATGGGGTCCATACGTCAACCATACTGGGTTGATTATCTTTCTTCTCGGTGTTCTACTGCGAGGCCTTCCAGGTTTTTACGTTGATGAAACGCTTTGGCTTCGTGAAGGCGAGACACGTGCCCTCCCAGGTGCACCGGGATACTATTTAAAGAATAATAAATTCATTCTTGAGACTTATTCGAAGGAAGATGACGAAGTATTTAGTGAAGCGATCGACCGTGTTGGTGCAATCGCAAAAAATTATCAATCAGATGTCACATTATATAAAGATGCGGAGGGCGGACTTCCTGGTGGGTCCAACCAGTTGGAATTTGTCAAAGATTATTCAATCATCGTTAACAAACCGCTTAATTTTGATGGATTTAATGTTTTTCAGATGGATTTTCGTCTCGATGAACTGAAGTCGATGACATTCCAACTAACAGAAAAAGAATCGGACACTTCACTTGGTGAATTCACGATTGACCTTATCAACCCCGAGCCAATTTATGAACTGGGAGAAGGCGTGTATGTGGAACTGAAGGATTTTTATCCGGATTTTGACGGCATTGAAGATGGTGAACCGAAATCAAAATCTCCAATACCGAACAATCCCGCATTCATTTTCAAAATGGTGACACCTTCGAAGCCGGATGGTGAAATGAGTTTTGTAGCGATACGACAGACACTTGAAACGGAAATGAACGATTATAAAGCAACGTTTATCAGTGCTGAGACACGTGATGTTACCGGACTTGTTATACGAAAAGATAAGACATTGTACATCTTGTTGTTTGGAGGAATTATTTTTATGATTGGGGTCGCTCAAGGATCCTATTGGAACCATAGAAGGATTTGGATTCAAAAAAGTGAAGGAGATGAACTAGTTCTTGCCGGCCATACAAATAAGAATTGGTTTGACTTGAAAAAGGATCTTGATAAAGTGAATGATTTCGCAAACTTACCGCCATACAAGGATAGGCAAGATGCGGAGTCCAGTTCGGATGAAGTGAAAGGGGACAACTCATAA
- a CDS encoding cytochrome c biogenesis CcdA family protein encodes MLADLNLFLAFGAGLLNFLSPCTLPLYPAFISYITGMSLDEINTDKGKFRKSGIFHTIVFLIGFSAIFIFLGYSSSLIGTFFYQYQDLLRQLGAIFIVIFGLMILGVFTPSFLMKEKKLQFKNRPAGYFGTFLIGLAFAAGWTPCTGPITGAVFMMAAQNPGSGMWYMLVYVLGFAIPFFLLSIFITRVKWIQKYNRVITKVGGYLMIALGILLFFDGLTYIIIWLSPFFGGFMGF; translated from the coding sequence ATGTTGGCAGATTTGAACTTGTTTCTTGCATTTGGTGCAGGTTTATTAAACTTTTTATCTCCGTGTACATTACCGCTATATCCAGCTTTCATATCTTATATTACGGGAATGTCGCTCGATGAAATTAACACGGATAAAGGGAAGTTTCGGAAAAGCGGAATCTTCCATACGATTGTTTTCCTAATCGGCTTTTCGGCTATCTTTATCTTTCTGGGATATAGCTCATCGCTTATTGGTACGTTTTTTTATCAGTACCAGGATTTGCTCCGACAATTAGGCGCGATTTTTATTGTCATATTTGGGTTGATGATTCTGGGTGTCTTTACACCGAGTTTTCTTATGAAGGAGAAAAAATTACAGTTTAAGAATAGACCAGCCGGCTATTTTGGTACGTTCCTCATTGGGCTTGCCTTTGCAGCTGGATGGACTCCATGTACAGGACCAATCACGGGTGCTGTTTTCATGATGGCGGCACAAAATCCTGGATCTGGAATGTGGTATATGCTTGTCTATGTTTTAGGGTTTGCAATTCCGTTTTTCCTACTATCGATTTTTATCACTCGCGTCAAATGGATACAAAAATACAACCGAGTAATAACGAAAGTCGGGGGCTACCTTATGATTGCACTAGGTATTCTTCTTTTCTTCGATGGATTAACATATATTATTATTTGGCTAAGTCCATTTTTTGGCGGGTTTATGGGATTCTGA
- a CDS encoding restriction endonuclease PLD domain-containing protein: MLLIEDLEKHVFETPYINGFRKIRILSGYASSAFLTHIITRFPDIEIDLIIGMGKKDGIKRWDHEQYKEISNRNPRISISYHKVYPVIHTKIYSWTDHHLNNSLTFIGSSNFSRNGFRTQNELLAEVNYSNVNEVFNVAETIDCTDEDIENHINFYNLRIQRIQTKAKEVQLDMEIKYEDNSSKMFLHDLDFVDLSLLLQNDSAIHERAGLNWGQREGREPNQAYIPVPTPFNRHNPDFFPSLDESFTMLTDDGQQLICKMAQQNRKAIHTTENNSIMGKYFRRRLGVSLGARVDSQDLINYSRTSVRIYKIDSETYFMDFGIDTGLTEV; this comes from the coding sequence ATGCTTCTTATAGAAGACTTGGAGAAACACGTTTTTGAAACACCTTACATTAATGGTTTTCGGAAAATCCGGATTTTATCGGGCTATGCATCTTCTGCTTTTCTAACTCACATTATTACTAGATTCCCCGATATAGAAATTGATCTAATTATCGGAATGGGTAAAAAGGATGGAATCAAAAGATGGGATCATGAACAATACAAGGAAATTTCCAACAGGAACCCAAGAATTAGTATTAGCTATCATAAAGTTTACCCGGTAATTCATACCAAGATTTATTCATGGACCGATCACCACTTGAATAATAGCTTAACATTTATCGGTTCCTCCAACTTTTCAAGGAATGGTTTTCGAACTCAAAACGAATTATTAGCAGAGGTAAACTATTCAAATGTAAATGAGGTATTCAATGTTGCTGAGACTATTGATTGCACAGATGAAGATATAGAAAACCATATAAATTTCTATAACTTAAGAATACAAAGAATACAAACAAAAGCGAAAGAAGTTCAATTAGACATGGAGATTAAATATGAGGATAATTCCAGTAAGATGTTTCTTCATGATTTAGATTTCGTCGATCTCTCACTTCTTCTTCAAAACGATTCAGCTATTCACGAAAGAGCGGGTTTAAACTGGGGACAAAGAGAAGGTAGAGAGCCAAATCAGGCATATATACCTGTCCCAACGCCTTTCAATCGGCATAATCCTGATTTCTTCCCTTCTTTAGATGAATCATTTACTATGCTAACAGATGATGGTCAACAACTTATATGTAAAATGGCACAGCAAAATCGAAAAGCTATTCATACAACCGAAAATAATAGCATAATGGGTAAATATTTTAGAAGAAGGTTAGGTGTTTCCCTCGGTGCTAGAGTAGATTCACAAGATCTCATAAACTACTCACGAACATCTGTTAGAATTTACAAAATCGATTCGGAGACTTACTTTATGGACTTTGGAATAGATACAGGATTAACTGAAGTTTGA